Sequence from the Paenibacillus riograndensis SBR5 genome:
ACTCGCATTCTATTGCATTCTCTGCAGCAGAATAACCCATAAATCAGTCGAAAAGCTCCATCTATTGCACTCTGTACATTAGAATTCCCTGGAAAAGCCGTTTTGGACGCTATATCCAAAAATCTATTGCACAAACTACAGCAGAAGGCGATTCACACGCAGAACCATATAAATTCTATTGCATGAAGTGCAGTCATACAAAAAATCCACTATGATAATCCCACATGAAGACCACCGATTTCAAGGTCAACGACTTATCCCCAACTTTATACACATCTTATCCACAAAAAAGGCGCTACCCCAAAGTCATCCTAACCAGACTTAAGGATAGCGCCTGAATTAGATTCAAACACCGTGCATTTACGCCCCGCGCACAAGCGCGCGGTACATCAGAAACAGGAAATATGGCGCGCCCAGCAGCATAATGATCAGGCCTGACGGAATTTCTGTAGGCGCTATGACCGTTCTTCCGACCGTGTCGGCAATAATAAGCAGCAAGCCGCCAAGCAGCCCCGACAAGATAATGGAGCGTCTTGTGTGGTGCCCGATCATCATCCGCACCGCATGCGGTGCCATGAGCCCGAGAAAACCAATCGTCCCGACACTTGCAACCGCCCCGGCCGCAAGCAAAACACCGATAATCATCGCCCATAACCTCGTTCCGCGGACCGGCAGGCCAAAACCTGTTGAGCTTTCGTCGCCAAACGCCAGCAAATCAAATCTTCTGCCCAAATAGTAGGCCACAGGGAGAAGCACCAGCAAAAACGCAAACAGGCTGTAAAATTGCTCCCAGCTCCGCCCATACGTCGAACCTGTCAGCCAAATAAATGCCGTGCTGCTCCAGAGACTGGCTTTGACGATCATGGCCTGGATGCCTGCCGAGCCGATTGCCGAAACGGCGATTCCGAGCAGGATCAGCACAGACGGATTCAAAGCCCTGCGCCAGGCCAGCGTAAATACAAAAGCCGCCGCGATAACTCCACCCGCAATGGCGGCTGCCGGAAGGGCAAATACCGGCAATCCCGGCCACACGACCAGCAGGGTCAGCGCTCCAAACCCGGCACCTGAGGTCACGCCGATAATAGAGGCATCCGCAAGCGGATTTCGCACGGCGCTTTGAATCAGCACACCGCTGACGGCCAGCGCAATACCGCCGCAAGCGGCCACAAGCGTGCGCGGAAGCCGTAAATTCAGCAGGACCGAATACGCTTGATCTCCCCTGCCGACCAGACTCTCCAAGAGATCGGATACCGGGATTCTTGTTCCCCCAAGCGACATGCTTACAAGAATGACCCCAATCAGGAGAACGGTCATGAATATCGCTGTCGGAGCAAAACGCATACGCAGTGCAGCCCCTCCTATATTCATCGAGGACTGCCCTCCACCCGAACCGGATATATTCTTCATCTTGGTGAGCACAAGCCAGATCAGCCAAGGGGCTCCAATAATCGCCATCACTGCCCCGACAGGCATTTCCCCCAGATTGCTCCGCACCATACGGGCAAGTGTATCTGCCGCAGTGATGAGCAATGCTCCCCACAGCGCACTCGCGGGAAGGAGCAGACGATGCTTGCGGATCCCGCTAAGCCGGACCAGATGGGGGGCCACCAGACCTACAAAGCCAATGGGGCCAACCACACTGACCACAATCGCAGCCATTAGCACCGATATGCCGAGGCCCACCGCCCGGGTTAAGCCTACACGCTGCCCAAGAGAGCGGGCGGTGGACTCATCCAGCTCCAGTGCATCAAACTGCCTGCCTCCAAGCAGCGAAATTCCCAGCAGGACTACAACAAAAGGCCAGGCGTATTGAACACCGCTCCAGTCCAGTTGAATCAAAGAGCCTGAACCCCACAAAAACAGATTTTGTGTTTCAGTCTGGAAAAAAATATGCAGGGCCGAAGTGAATGCTCCAAGCACCATCGATACGATCATGCCGGATAAAGCCAGGCGGACAGGCGTAGCCTTCCGTCCTCCGCCCAGGACATAGGCGGCTAGTGCCGCCAGCAATCCCCCGGCAGCTGCCAGCAGCAAAGGATACTGCTGCTGCATAGCCGGAAAAGCGACCATCCCCAGAACAACCATAAAGTAAGCCCCGGCATTGATCCCCAGCGTATCTGAGGAAGCGAGCGGGTTTTTCGTTATCGTCTGCAATACGGCGCCTGCCGCAGCAAGTGCGGCTCCGGCCAAAATGCCAATCACTGTCCGCGGCATCCGGATATCCCAGAGCAGATTATGCTCCATCACATCCTGACGGTGTAAAAGTCCGTTCCATACCGCAGCAGCCGGAATTTTGGCTTCCCCGAAACAGAGGCTTAGCAGGGATACAACGAAAAGGGCGGCCAGGCCGCCCCCAAATATTCCTATCAGCCGCCAGGTCATCCCGGGTGAGGTTTCTTTGCCCGTGTTGGTATTCATATAGGTGCTCATTTCGTTAACGTATTTACAACTTCATCAACGAGGACTTTGGAGGAAACCGGACCGCCAAATACCCACGTTGTGCTGGCCAATCCGAAGGTACGTTTCTCTTTTACAAAGTTAAGGCCATTCCAGACAGAATTGTCCTTTAGTTCCTTTGAGAAAATATCATCATCCTTTTGGACGATATAGAGCAGATTCGTGTCCTTAACTGCAGGCAGCGCTTCAACTGTGGAGGTCGTGAATCCGTACATCTCGAATTTCTCCGGCTTCCAGTCGTTCTTCAGGCCAATCCGGTCCAGCGTTTGTACGGCCAGCGAGTTGTCCGTAAAAAGACGCATGGTCGCTGCATTCTGATAGCTGTATGCCTGTGTCAGCACATAATTCAGGCCTTCCTTGCCTGCTGCAGCCAGCTTCGTCTTCGCATCCGCATAATGTGCATCCAGATCAGCAAGAACCTTGTCCCCCTCAGCTGTTTTGCCGACAGCAGCAGCAATGGTTTTGAAGATATTTTCCATCTCCGTATATTGGTCGCCTTGTCCCTCAGGCGGATACAGGCCCAAAATCAGTGTTGGCGCAATCGCCTTCAATTGATCATAAATCGCTTCATGGTTGTCGGTGTTGGCAATAATCAGATCCGGCTTCAAGGAGGCTATCGTCTCCAGATTCGGCTCAGAGCGGGTTCCCACATCCGTCACGCCTGCATCGAGTGGTGCTTCAGACGTTACATACAGCTTATAGTTTTCGTTGTCTGCATTACCCACCGGCTGCACACCAAGCGCAATAACATCTTCTGTAAAAGTCCACTCCAGGACTACGACCTTTTGCGCGGGCTTGTCCAGCTTTACCTCGCCTTTAGCGTCTTTTAATACAATAGGGCCAGCTGCGGTTGCACTGCCCTCGTTCGTAGCGTCTGCATTTGGAGCGGCTGCATTGTTAGTTGCGCCTCCATCCGCTGCTGAACGATTTGCGTTGTTAGATCCACAGCCTGCTGCAACCAATACGACAATGATAAGCATTATTACGCTCAATAACCTTTTGTTCACTCCGGATATCCCCCTATATGTATAACATTTAATTGCGTCCGTGATAATCGTTATCACTTCAGTGATAATGATTATCATTCACTAGTTATATTATATGGGATTCCGCTGAAAGTCAAAGTTAAAATTAAAATTAAATAGCCCCGCCTTATATTCAATCTTCTGAATACAAGGCGGGGCAATAATAATAGACACTGTTTGAAGTTTTCTGTCCCAGAGGACTTTATTCACCGGCCATCTGACGATAGCTGGTATCGCTTACTACACGGCGGGCTGTAACATAACGGTCACGGTAATAGGAATCCGAGAGCTTGCTTATTCTTACGCCTTTGCTGCTTGAGGAATGTGCAAACTGGCCATCCCCGATATAAATGCCTGCATGGGAAACCCCGTTACCGAAAGTATTAAAAAAGACCAAATCCCCCAGCCGCAAGTCATCCTTGGACACCTCAGTGCCAGCCTTGGCTTGAGATCCTGTGGTACGCGGCAGATCACCTGCATTGAACTTCTCCATAATATATAAAATGAAGCCTGAACAATCAAAACCGGCTGCCGTCGTTCCTCCCCATACATAAGGAGTCCCCAATACCCCGTTCACTTCATTCTCAAGACTGATTTCACTTGCGTATGTATTCGCTGGAATAGCTGTGAATAATAGCGCAGACCCTATCAACGACATAATGAACTTTTTCAGAACCCTTTGCTCCCTTCAATGCCTACGGAGTTAGCTGAGGGTTCGGTTAAAGGTTCCCTATATTCCTTTGCTTTCAAGAATAATTCACCCAAAAGTGGTTCCCCCGTTTTCAAAATGAAATTCGGCAACAATTCATTAATTTTTTGTAACTATTTCTATAGTATTTTATCTAGTATCACTCTGTCAATCCTATTTCCTGTTTTATCGTTTTCATTGTAAAATAATACAAAAATATACCCAGTTTATAGTATAATCTCCGCCAATAGGGAGCCAGTAACCCGTTAAATGAACATGATTGATACTAATTTTATCTCTCCCTCTGTAAGTCTATATTATATTTATAGTATAAAGGTTACATAAATGTTACTCTCCGCTTCCTTGCCGCCAAGCCGCAATATCCGCTCCAGCGGCTCGCCCCGCTCTTGCCTGCCGGTCCGGATGGTGGAAAAAGGCCGAACGAAACAAAGCACCGCAACCCGTTAGCCCGGATTGCAGTGCTTCATTTTTGAAGAGGACACGTTAAAATCACCAGCATGGCACAATTTCAACTTTATTTTCCTAGTGAGATGTTAGACTTATTCGCTTGGTCTTCTCCAGGGATTGTCAGAATATTTAATAGGTCTAATTACTTTGCAAGGAACTCCTGCAGCGATAGTATTTGGCGGAATGTCTTTTGTAACTACACTCCCTGCTCCAATAATACTATTTTCGCCAATGGTCACGCCTTGTGTAATCTTAACATCACCGCCAAGCCATACATTGTCCTGTATAATTATGGGGGCAGAATAGACCCCTTTCTCCGCTCTTTCAAAAGGATCTTCCGCATGATTTGCTGCGTATAGTCCCGCTCTGGGACCAATAAACACATTGTTGCCAATTTTTACTTCGTTGCAATCAAGAATGATCATGTCATGGTTAATATATACCTCATTCCCAATCGAAATATTAAAACCGAACTCACACCGGAAATCGGACTCAATATATACATTTTCCCCGACTTCTGCAAATAAGCCTTTTAGAATGGACATATCGTATTCATCATTTGTATTTACTTTGTAATTGTACTTCCTGCAAGTAGATATTGCCTGTGTTCTAAGTGCAGAAATATCTTTGGCAGCATCATCATACATTTTTCCTGAATTTATCATCTGTTTGATTTCTGAAATATTCATATGGCCTCCTGATCAAAATAAATTAGCAAAACTTATTCACCAGCTCTTATGTTCTTTACGGTTTTATTCTCCAGTGAAAAATTAGAGTAGATTCTGTCGCCACCCTTTCCAGTCGGAGCTTGCGGGACAAACCCTACCTTAACGGTCTCTTCGACAGGTAAATTAAAGAATCTTGCCATATAAAACTGAGTACCCGTTAATGAATAATGAAAAGCAAAGGACTGGCCTACCCGTGTAATCTGAAGCCAAACGGAATTACTATCGATATTGTTACCGTTCGCATCGTCTGATAATGGATTTGTTACTACGCTCACAACTGCATGGGTATTGAAATCGGTAAGTTCAAAACACAATTTTGCCCAAACATTGATGTCTTTCATTACCATGACTGAAGCAGAATCATAAATATCTTTAAAATCATGCTGAACCTTGACGCGCATCACAAAATCACCAGAAACCTCCGTGAAAAAAAACGGTGCGTTTGCGAGAGTGCTCGGGGTGGCCCCTTCTTCTGATACAGCTCCATTGTTGCAGAAAAAATCGCTATGTTCAGGCGCGTGCAATATCATTGCTTCATTCTCAAACCGGATGCTGCCTGGATTAAGCCAATTAAAGTTTTCAAAATCGGTCTGGCCTATTGGACTTCCCTCCTGTTCTTTCCAAAATATGTACACAGTATGATGATATCATCAAAGATCATTTAGTGAAGGTAAAAAGTTATCAAATTATAGCAGAATATTCTCATACTGGTGTTTTTCAAGGCGTTAAGTGAGAAATTACAAAAAAGCCCTGATACATCAAGGGTTTCTTGATCATCAGGACTGACTATGTTGTGCTAAAACTATGTTCCAAACGGTGACAAGTGAAATTACAACTCACAAATGAGAGTTGTATTTCAAGTTGACATTAAAAAGGCCTGATTTCAGCGATACTGTAACGTTACTGTAACGTAGTTTTGCCATAACTTGTAACTATCTTCGGCATAAATCATAAATACCGGATTAGATGGAAGGAGGTGTCCGGCTGAATCTGCTTCCTCGCTACTGCCAATTGGCTCCCCCGAATTCGCTTCTAACTCCAACTGGACCGAGTGGCGAATGCCCCGATGCGTGAATATGGTGTTATCGGAAGTTCAGTTTTTCTATGTGTTACCTTCAAATAATTCAGTTTGCGGAAAGTGATCCTTCCAGTATTCTTTCATAGTTAAAAGTACTTCAAATTTCATTTCTTCAGTTATTCCATAATCAATAAAATCAATCTTCTTCCAGTATGAATAATTCATAAAAATATATTTCCAGTGTTCTTTGATTTCACAATAGAAATCCATTGAGTTGTAATCCAATATTTCTTTCCAAATAACGAATTGTTCTATTGGATTCTTATCTTCAAAAATGGTTAACACAGGGGTAAGCCCTTTATAGTCATAGCCATAGAACACATTAACTAACTTAATCTGACCATCAATATTATTGTTAAGTTCGTCTATATCTTCGGCAGGAATCCATAACTCATTATGATTTCTTGATCCTACAATTTGTACTTCATATCTATCAATAAAAGGGCTGGCAACAATAAACTCTGTTACAAATCCAACGTTACCTGAGAATTTATCCTTAGTATTCCATTCCAAAGCAATCTGGTCTGCATAGGTTTGATTTAGAACTGGATAGAAAATTGGTTGCTCAGGTAGCCTTGGAGGAAATCCCCTTAGGTTTAGATCTAGTATCAATTTCATTTCAGCAAGTCCGACAGGTCGAAATAGAGTTTTCATGTTTATTATCCCTTCAACTGAATTTCCGATAACGTTACTGTATTCAAGATATCAAAAGATTTAAGGGCTGAATAGGATGAGCGAAGCCATCCATGCCACCATGCCACTGATTCGCGTAGCGAAATGAGTCTTGCAGATGTGTCCGCTGATTTCGCTTCTTCGACTACTGAATTATCTTCCCTGTATCTGCTTCTTAGCTTCCGACGGACCGAGGGACGAATGCCCCGATGCTTGAATATCCGCTAGAAGCCGTTACGAACGAACAAGACCGGCAGCGCATCCAGAAAACGATTCAGGCCAGCGTTACCGCTTATTTACGCAAGTCTATTTTTCGCCTGTTTGCTTAGAATCCTCACTTATCCATAACGAAAATAATTAGATCCAAGCAGGAAAACGCTGATGTGAAGCGCGATTCGCTGGTTTCTTAGCGCTATATAACTTTTGACTGTCCAAATAATTCACTAAAAAAGAAAACAAAAAAATCCCGATGTACCAAGGCTTTCAGACACATCGAGACTGACTTTGTTGTGACAAACAACGTTCCAATTCGGTGACAAACTAAATTCCAAACGGTCCAAAGAATTACAACTCACAAAATGGGTTCATTGCCGCTGAATCCCCCGCTGACGCATCCCCTCAAACAGCAGGATGGTAGCCGCCATAGCGGCGTTGAGCGATTCGGCCCGGCCGGCCATCGGGATGATAATGCTCTTGTCGACAAGGGCCGCCGCCTGCGGTGAGATGCCCTGGCCTTCGCTGCCGATCAGCAGCCACTGGCTGCCGTGAAAATCATGGGTGTAGCAGGATTCCACCCCCGTCAGCGAAGTGCTAACCACAAGGGCACCGCGTTCCCGGGCCTGCGGCAGAATGCCGCTTAGTTCCCCCTCCACTACCGGGAGATGGAACATAGAGCCCATCGTGGAACGGAGGGTCTTGGGGTTGTACAGATCGGCGCAGCCTTTGCCGAGGATTACTCCGTCCGCGCCTGCGGCATCCGCGCTGCGGATGATCGTCCCCACGTTGCCGGGGTCCTGGACCCCGTCCAGCACCATAACCCAGCTATCCCGCTTTGCGAGGATGGCCTCCAGTCCCTGCTGCCCCTTGCGCACAATGGCAAAAACCGGCTGCGGCGTACCCGTGCTGCTGCATTTGGCAATGACCGCCGCCGAAACGCCGATCACCTCCATGCCCTGCACGGACTGAAGCAGCGGTTTCAGCTCCGCAGGCATGCCTTTATCCAGATCATAGGCCAGACATTCCACATCGGCTTCGGCCAGCAAAGCCTCCTGCACGAGATGGATCCCTTCGATGATATACTTGCCCGCTTTGTCGCGGTGCTTTTTCTCCTGCAGTCCGGCCCATTCTTTTACCCGCGTATTTTGGGGTGACATAATCTCCATAAAGCCCTACCTTTCTGTTCCTGCCCTGCCTATTGATACGCCATTTCCAGCTTGGTCAGATTGTCCTTCCGGCCAACGATAACGAGTACATCCCCTTCCGCCAGCCGGTCCTCGGCTCTTGGAGAGATATTCATTTCCTCGCCCCGGCGGATCGCCATGACATTGCAGCCGTATTTGGCACGGATATTCAGCTCCTGCAGATTTTTGCCCAGCATCGTTCCGGAGACCTTCATATCCAGAATGCTGTAATCCGGCGACAGCTCGATATAATCAAGAATATTGGGCGAAGCCAGATGATGTGCCACCCGCATGCCCATATCCCGTTCAGGATAGATCACTTTGTCTGCGCCAATTTTACTGAGCACCTTGCCGTGCAGCTCGCTTTTGGCCTTGACCAGAATCGCCGGTACACCCAGGTCCTTCAGAATCAGCGTCGTTAGAATGCTGGCTTGGATATCTTCCCCAATCGCCACCACAACTACATCAAAGTTGCGGATACCCAATGCGCGCAGCGCCTCTTCATCGGTCGAGTCTGCGGATACGGCATGGGTTACAATGCCCGAGATTTCCTGCGTGCGCTGCTCGTCAGCATCGATCGCCAGCACATCGAACCCCATACCGCTGAGTGCTTTGGCGACACTTGAGCCGAAACGCCCCATTCCGATTACGGCGTATTGTTTTTTTGCAGCCATATCTGTACCTCCCGTAGCAATTTGCATCTCACACAGTATAGCATAAGCCCACCCAAACTTGAATTTCCCCAGCGCTTTCAGGGCACATTATAACGAGGCAATGGAAGCAGATCTTTAGAATTTAATCTGAGCGGCCAGCAGCCTCTCCGGATGAATAACCACTATAGTGAAGGAGGCATTACTTATGCCGGTTACCATTGATTTGCGCCAGGCGATTATCCATAAGGTGCACGGACAGTCCGAAGCCGGTCTGCGGGAGATGATTGAAGGCTCGGTGGACGGGCCGGAAGCGGCGCTCCCTGGACTTGGGGCTGTATTCGAAATGATGTGGAAGGACCTGGATCACGCCAAGCAGGACGCGCTGGTCTCGATGCTGCACAGGCATTTGGAGAAAATCACCCCAGGGTCCATTACCTCCTAAGGAAGCGGGACATATGGAGCCAGAAAACCTCCGCTATCTACGGTGCGGCACCGTAGGGCGGAGGTTTTTTTGCCAAAGCTTATTCGTTATTCGCGGCGGGAAGTCCGGTCACTCAAGGAGCAGTTTCCAGGAACTTCGCGGTCGGGTTCTTCTCCATCGCGGTACGCATCGCGTATTCGTTCTCGAAGAGCACCACATAGTTGCCTTTCTTGTCCGTAACGAGTGTGGAGTTGATGCGGAACTTGCTCGGGTCCGGCTTGTTCTCATCCACAATCCAGCGTGCGAACTGGTAGCTCATCCGCTGCAGCTGCACATCCACGCCATACTCGCCCTTCATGCGGTATTCGAAGACCTCGAACTGCAGCTGTCCGACAACGCCCAGCAGGATATCGTCGAAGTTGACCGTGCGGAACACCTGAATCATGCCCTCCTCGGTCAGCTGGTCAATCCCCTTCTGGAACTGCTTCGATTTCAGCGCGTTTTTGATGCTGACTTTGGAAAAAATCTCCGGCGAGAACGTCGGCAGCTCGTCGAACTCAATATCCCCGGCCTGGCTCAGCGTATCCCCAATGCGGAAAATACCGGGATCGAACAGCCCGATAATATCCCCCGGAAAAGCCTCCTCAACAATATCCCGGTCCTGGGCCAGGAACTGCTGCGGCTGGGACAGCTTAATATCCTTGCCTGCACGCACATGCTTGACACTCATCCCGCGCTCGAACTTCCCCGACACAATCCGCAGGAAGGCGATCCGGTCGCGGTGGGCCGGGTTCATATTCGCTTGGATTTTGAACACATAGCCGGTAAATTTCTCGTTCGTCGGTTCAACGTCACCAGCGTTGCTGCGGCGCGGCTCCGGCTTCGGTGCCAGCTCCAGGAAGTTGTCCAGGAAGGTCTGCACGCCAAAATTATTAATCGCACTGCCGAAGAATACAGGTGTCAGCTCACCGCGCAGCACTTTTTCATAGTCAAAAGCATCCCCTGCCACGTCAAGCAGCTCCAGATCCTGGCACAGCTGGTCATGCAGGTATTCTCCGGCCATCTCGCGGATGACCGGGTCATTATAGCTTTCTACCTTTTGAACCTTAATTACAGAGTGATCGTCGCCTTGGAACAGCTCTACCTGATTTTTCATCCGGTCATATACGCCACACAGCTCGCGTCCGCCCCCGATCGGCCAGTTCATCGGTACGGAACGGATGCCCAGCACATTCTCCAGCTCTTCCATCAGCTCGAACGGACTTTGGCCTTCGCGGTCCAGCTTGTTGATGAAGGTAAAGATCGGAATGCCCCGCTTCGCGCAGACCTGGAACAGCTTAATGGTCTGGGCTTCCACACCTTTTGCGACGTCGATCAGCATGACCGCACTGTCCGCAGCCGTTAAGGTACGGTAGGTGTCCTCACTGAAGTCCTGGTGACCCGGAGTATCCAGAATATTCACCCGGTGACCCATGTAGTCAAATTGCATCACGGAGGACGTTACCGAGATTCCGCGCTGCTTCTCAATTTCCATCCAGTCACTTGTCGCATGCTTGCTCGCTTTGCGGGCCTTAACCGACCCCGCCAGGCGGATCGCGCCGCCGAACAGCAGCAGCTTCTCCGTCAATGTTGTTTTCCCCGCATCCGGGTGGGAAATGATCGCAAACGTTCTGCGTTTGTCCACTTCCTGTTGCAGCTTCTGATCCAGTGCTTTGTTCATTGCACATATCCCTTCATATATAAATTCCTGCTTCTCTTCCATTGCCGGTTACCCATCAAATCGGTGCTCTGCTCATTTGTACAAATCCCTTCATCGGTGAATTTGCCATTGCCTACAGTACACTTACAGTTACATCTCCGCTTCTGTTGAAAGCATCCTTCTCAGTATAACAAAATCCGGTGGAGATTATCTACATCTATGCGGGGGAAG
This genomic interval carries:
- a CDS encoding potassium channel family protein, which gives rise to MQIATGGTDMAAKKQYAVIGMGRFGSSVAKALSGMGFDVLAIDADEQRTQEISGIVTHAVSADSTDEEALRALGIRNFDVVVVAIGEDIQASILTTLILKDLGVPAILVKAKSELHGKVLSKIGADKVIYPERDMGMRVAHHLASPNILDYIELSPDYSILDMKVSGTMLGKNLQELNIRAKYGCNVMAIRRGEEMNISPRAEDRLAEGDVLVIVGRKDNLTKLEMAYQ
- a CDS encoding DUF1349 domain-containing protein; its protein translation is MYIFWKEQEGSPIGQTDFENFNWLNPGSIRFENEAMILHAPEHSDFFCNNGAVSEEGATPSTLANAPFFFTEVSGDFVMRVKVQHDFKDIYDSASVMVMKDINVWAKLCFELTDFNTHAVVSVVTNPLSDDANGNNIDSNSVWLQITRVGQSFAFHYSLTGTQFYMARFFNLPVEETVKVGFVPQAPTGKGGDRIYSNFSLENKTVKNIRAGE
- a CDS encoding peptide chain release factor 3, producing the protein MNKALDQKLQQEVDKRRTFAIISHPDAGKTTLTEKLLLFGGAIRLAGSVKARKASKHATSDWMEIEKQRGISVTSSVMQFDYMGHRVNILDTPGHQDFSEDTYRTLTAADSAVMLIDVAKGVEAQTIKLFQVCAKRGIPIFTFINKLDREGQSPFELMEELENVLGIRSVPMNWPIGGGRELCGVYDRMKNQVELFQGDDHSVIKVQKVESYNDPVIREMAGEYLHDQLCQDLELLDVAGDAFDYEKVLRGELTPVFFGSAINNFGVQTFLDNFLELAPKPEPRRSNAGDVEPTNEKFTGYVFKIQANMNPAHRDRIAFLRIVSGKFERGMSVKHVRAGKDIKLSQPQQFLAQDRDIVEEAFPGDIIGLFDPGIFRIGDTLSQAGDIEFDELPTFSPEIFSKVSIKNALKSKQFQKGIDQLTEEGMIQVFRTVNFDDILLGVVGQLQFEVFEYRMKGEYGVDVQLQRMSYQFARWIVDENKPDPSKFRINSTLVTDKKGNYVVLFENEYAMRTAMEKNPTAKFLETAP
- a CDS encoding iron ABC transporter permease, with the translated sequence MNTNTGKETSPGMTWRLIGIFGGGLAALFVVSLLSLCFGEAKIPAAAVWNGLLHRQDVMEHNLLWDIRMPRTVIGILAGAALAAAGAVLQTITKNPLASSDTLGINAGAYFMVVLGMVAFPAMQQQYPLLLAAAGGLLAALAAYVLGGGRKATPVRLALSGMIVSMVLGAFTSALHIFFQTETQNLFLWGSGSLIQLDWSGVQYAWPFVVVLLGISLLGGRQFDALELDESTARSLGQRVGLTRAVGLGISVLMAAIVVSVVGPIGFVGLVAPHLVRLSGIRKHRLLLPASALWGALLITAADTLARMVRSNLGEMPVGAVMAIIGAPWLIWLVLTKMKNISGSGGGQSSMNIGGAALRMRFAPTAIFMTVLLIGVILVSMSLGGTRIPVSDLLESLVGRGDQAYSVLLNLRLPRTLVAACGGIALAVSGVLIQSAVRNPLADASIIGVTSGAGFGALTLLVVWPGLPVFALPAAAIAGGVIAAAFVFTLAWRRALNPSVLILLGIAVSAIGSAGIQAMIVKASLWSSTAFIWLTGSTYGRSWEQFYSLFAFLLVLLPVAYYLGRRFDLLAFGDESSTGFGLPVRGTRLWAMIIGVLLAAGAVASVGTIGFLGLMAPHAVRMMIGHHTRRSIILSGLLGGLLLIIADTVGRTVIAPTEIPSGLIIMLLGAPYFLFLMYRALVRGA
- a CDS encoding C40 family peptidase, translating into MKKFIMSLIGSALLFTAIPANTYASEISLENEVNGVLGTPYVWGGTTAAGFDCSGFILYIMEKFNAGDLPRTTGSQAKAGTEVSKDDLRLGDLVFFNTFGNGVSHAGIYIGDGQFAHSSSSKGVRISKLSDSYYRDRYVTARRVVSDTSYRQMAGE
- a CDS encoding sugar O-acetyltransferase, with translation MNISEIKQMINSGKMYDDAAKDISALRTQAISTCRKYNYKVNTNDEYDMSILKGLFAEVGENVYIESDFRCEFGFNISIGNEVYINHDMIILDCNEVKIGNNVFIGPRAGLYAANHAEDPFERAEKGVYSAPIIIQDNVWLGGDVKITQGVTIGENSIIGAGSVVTKDIPPNTIAAGVPCKVIRPIKYSDNPWRRPSE
- a CDS encoding ABC transporter substrate-binding protein, whose product is MNKRLLSVIMLIIVVLVAAGCGSNNANRSAADGGATNNAAAPNADATNEGSATAAGPIVLKDAKGEVKLDKPAQKVVVLEWTFTEDVIALGVQPVGNADNENYKLYVTSEAPLDAGVTDVGTRSEPNLETIASLKPDLIIANTDNHEAIYDQLKAIAPTLILGLYPPEGQGDQYTEMENIFKTIAAAVGKTAEGDKVLADLDAHYADAKTKLAAAGKEGLNYVLTQAYSYQNAATMRLFTDNSLAVQTLDRIGLKNDWKPEKFEMYGFTTSTVEALPAVKDTNLLYIVQKDDDIFSKELKDNSVWNGLNFVKEKRTFGLASTTWVFGGPVSSKVLVDEVVNTLTK
- a CDS encoding small acid-soluble spore protein SspI, coding for MPVTIDLRQAIIHKVHGQSEAGLREMIEGSVDGPEAALPGLGAVFEMMWKDLDHAKQDALVSMLHRHLEKITPGSITS
- a CDS encoding TrmH family RNA methyltransferase, which encodes MEIMSPQNTRVKEWAGLQEKKHRDKAGKYIIEGIHLVQEALLAEADVECLAYDLDKGMPAELKPLLQSVQGMEVIGVSAAVIAKCSSTGTPQPVFAIVRKGQQGLEAILAKRDSWVMVLDGVQDPGNVGTIIRSADAAGADGVILGKGCADLYNPKTLRSTMGSMFHLPVVEGELSGILPQARERGALVVSTSLTGVESCYTHDFHGSQWLLIGSEGQGISPQAAALVDKSIIIPMAGRAESLNAAMAATILLFEGMRQRGIQRQ